Proteins found in one Abyssisolibacter fermentans genomic segment:
- a CDS encoding electron transfer flavoprotein subunit alpha/FixB family protein, giving the protein MSLSEYKGVFVFAEQREGQLQKVSLELVGKGRELADKLGVKVTGVVLGKDIKNLADTLIHYGADEVIYIDNPALDIYTTEPYTKALTEVINTKKPEVFLIGATSIGRDLAPRVSSRIHTGLTADCTMLDIDEETNNLLMTRPAFGGNIMATIICPEHRPQMSTVRPGVMPLCEKDETRTGKIEELVVEFTKEDCNIEILEVVKETKEKINIEEAKVLVSGGRGMGKAESFDLIKGLADELDGQVAASRAVVDAGWIDRNHQVGQTGKTVRPDLYFACGISGAIQHLAGMEESEFIVAINKDVGAPIFEVSDVGIVGDVNKVIPALINGLATAKDNK; this is encoded by the coding sequence TTGAGTTTATCAGAATATAAAGGTGTATTTGTTTTTGCAGAACAAAGAGAAGGACAATTACAAAAAGTATCTCTAGAATTAGTGGGAAAAGGAAGAGAACTAGCAGATAAATTAGGAGTTAAAGTTACGGGTGTAGTTTTGGGAAAAGACATAAAGAATCTTGCTGATACACTTATACATTATGGTGCAGATGAGGTTATATATATAGATAATCCTGCTTTAGACATATATACTACTGAGCCATATACAAAAGCTTTAACAGAAGTAATAAATACTAAAAAACCAGAAGTGTTTTTAATAGGAGCTACTTCTATAGGTAGAGATTTGGCACCGAGAGTTTCTTCAAGAATTCATACTGGATTAACAGCGGATTGTACAATGTTGGATATTGATGAAGAGACTAATAATTTATTAATGACTAGACCTGCATTTGGTGGAAACATAATGGCAACTATTATATGTCCTGAGCATAGACCTCAAATGTCTACAGTAAGACCTGGAGTTATGCCACTATGTGAAAAGGATGAAACAAGGACAGGAAAGATAGAAGAATTAGTAGTTGAATTTACAAAAGAAGATTGTAACATAGAAATTTTAGAAGTTGTAAAAGAGACAAAAGAAAAAATTAATATAGAAGAAGCAAAAGTACTTGTATCAGGTGGTAGAGGTATGGGTAAAGCGGAAAGCTTTGACTTGATAAAAGGATTAGCAGATGAATTAGATGGACAAGTAGCAGCTTCTCGTGCGGTTGTAGATGCAGGTTGGATAGATAGAAATCATCAGGTTGGACAAACTGGTAAAACAGTAAGACCAGATTTATACTTTGCTTGTGGTATTTCAGGAGCTATTCAACATTTAGCCGGCATGGAAGAATCAGAATTTATTGTTGCTATCAACAAGGATGTTGGAGCACCAATATTTGAAGTATCTGATGTTGGAATTGTAGGAGATGTAAACAAAGTTATTCCTGCTTTAATTAATGGATTAGCAACAGCTAAGGATAATAAATAA
- a CDS encoding electron transfer flavoprotein subunit beta/FixA family protein, whose amino-acid sequence MKIVVCIKQVPDTTEVKLDPKTGTLIRDGVPSIINPDDKSGLEAALKIKDEIGAEVTVITMGPPQAEKALIEALAMGADKAILLSDRAFAGADTWATSTTIAAAIKNLEYDLIIAGRQAIDGDTAQVGPQIAEHLKLPQVSYVEDLKLDGDSLILKRKYEDGYHKLKVKTPCLITTLSEMNKPRYMSVKGVFNAYREKEIIKWSLADIEVDTNNIGLKGSPTKVKKSFTKGVKSAGQVYDVEADEAAKIIIKKLKEKFII is encoded by the coding sequence GTGAAAATAGTTGTATGTATTAAGCAAGTTCCAGATACTACGGAAGTAAAATTGGATCCCAAAACAGGTACTCTTATTAGAGATGGAGTTCCAAGTATAATAAATCCAGACGATAAAAGCGGTCTTGAGGCTGCGCTTAAAATAAAAGATGAAATAGGAGCAGAAGTTACAGTAATTACAATGGGTCCACCACAAGCTGAAAAAGCTTTAATAGAAGCTTTGGCTATGGGTGCAGATAAGGCTATACTATTAAGCGATAGAGCCTTTGCTGGTGCTGATACTTGGGCTACATCAACAACAATAGCAGCGGCAATAAAGAATTTAGAGTATGATTTAATAATAGCTGGGAGACAAGCGATAGATGGTGATACAGCTCAAGTAGGTCCACAAATAGCTGAACATTTAAAACTTCCACAAGTTAGTTATGTTGAGGATTTAAAATTAGATGGAGATAGTTTAATATTAAAGAGAAAGTATGAAGATGGTTATCACAAACTAAAGGTTAAAACACCTTGCTTAATAACAACCTTGAGTGAGATGAACAAACCAAGATACATGTCAGTAAAAGGCGTATTTAATGCGTATAGAGAAAAAGAAATAATAAAATGGAGCTTAGCTGACATAGAAGTAGATACAAATAATATTGGATTAAAAGGTTCGCCAACAAAAGTTAAAAAATCTTTCACAAAAGGTGTTAAATCAGCTGGACAAGTATATGATGTTGAAGCGGATGAAGCAGCTAAGATTATTATCAAAAAATTAAAAGAGAAATTCATTATATAG